GCATCGTACCAACGGCCTGCGCTAACACCATTGTAGATTGTGATGGTAAATGGACCGAAGCGCTGCTTGACCTTGTAGGCGTACTCTTCATGGCAGCCTCTGCGAAGCAAGATGGGAAACTCGCGCCAACAGATATTGAATCGGCCATCGGCGCCAATCGTACCCTCGGCCACCTTAACGGGTGTGCTGCATTCATAGCGCCGACATAGCAGGTAGGGTCTGGCGTTGACATACGCGGCAATCCGCTCTGTGGGGAGCGTGCGCAAGGCATACAGGTCTTCTCCGGCATGCAGGGCGCGCTCGTCCATGGCACCCTCCCGAATAAAGGCTCGTTGAAAAGGCGCCGGATCGGGATCGGGTCCTGGGGGATCGGGGAAATCGGGCACTTCGGGAACACGTTCGAGTAACTCTTCCAATTCCCTGATTAAGCGTTCCAATCGATGATCACTGAATACCCAGGGTTCACAGCAGCATATGCGTCTATAGACCTCGATCGTGCCCAAACAGATGGGGGTGCATCTGATCGGCCAGGCTATAATTTCACCCAACTCCAGGGCACTGGAGAAGCTGGCGACGCTTGGAGATTGAATGGATGCCCTGGCCAGGCGGGACAGTTCAAATCGTTTACGGGATTGGCTCAGCGGGCGCCTGGCTGCGCCAGCCAATTGTCGATACCACCAGGGAGAGGGCCGGCATCGATGGACACTTCCTGATACACAGCGGTAGCGAAACAACCATTCCCGCCACACACTACGACCGATATCCAATACACCTCGTTCCAGAACCGCCTTGAAATCAGCAGCGCGGTAGTTTAGAAAAATCGAAGCTGGGGCCTCTCCACTCACTGATTCCACAGTGGGGCCTATGCGAATACGATGGGCTTTATCGATAGTGTTTGAGGGTAGGCCGAAATCGCCATCTTCCGCTATCTGTACAGTCTCAAACTCCTTACCTTCCCGATCGATTAGTGTGATCTCGATCTGGGGCCTTTCCTCTCCCTTGTTGAGGCCTCTAAGCACTAACTTGGAACTGATTCCCTTGCCGCGTCCTGAACCTTTCTGCTCACTTGCCATATCGGTCACTCCTTGATGATTGGTAGGAATCTATAAAGGCGGGGTACTACTCCATTAAATTGATGGACATGCCATCCTGGTAGCAGCGACAACATCCTTATTCATTCCTGATTTCATAAAAAAAATAAAACGCTATCCACCCGTAAACTATTAGCAGTAATTTTATTCCTATCAAGAGCGGGATTGTGAAAACGGTAATATTACCAATACAGTTGACAACCGGGTCTGAGCGGGGTATTCAATAACATAGCATTACGCCGTCAGAGTTCAGATTAGAGCATTTCCGGATCATGGTGTCGTTTGCACTGACAACCCTTGAATATTTACTGACAGTTTTAGTATTGATAAGCACGGGTGAGAGTATCGAATGGCGTTCATTTTATACCTGATATAGCCATCAAGCCCGTCTCTTTCATCTATACAATTCAATCGGCAAACTGAATGTCCGGCTTGTAATAATTTTGTTCACGCAATGCCCACGACCCAAGGACTGAAAGGCTCTGCTCAATCGCCTTTTCAAGTCTCTCCAACAGGCTATAACGATTCCGATACATGGATCGCTTCCTTGAGACGATGTGTGTCAGCGGTTTTCGTACGGGGACCAGGGGTAATTCAAAAAAAGTGCCATTGCAGCGGATACCGCTACGATCCGACCAGACCTCATCATAGTTGAGACTCGGTTGGTTCTGTTTGTTTTTCAAGCAGTAAAAATGGTGTCTATGTTGCCTGTGTGACTCTGAGACGGCATATATTTTTTTTACGCCCAATGACCTGCACAGGGTTTGAAAAGCCTCGATCATTAGATCCCTCGGCCTGATGCCGTAAGTCCTTTTGGTCATATCACGATAGAGATCAGTGATACCATCCATTCTTCGACCTTGAATCGCGCCGGCAATGGCGCAGATTTGATTGACCTTATTTTTGTACAGCGAAAATGCCAGAGTGAAGACCCGTTCATGGCCGATAAATAGATTGAGTGTAATCATACCCTCTCTCATAAACAGATCATTTTTGTCAATTACAACCCTGAGCCTGGGATAGATATTGTCCGCATCCACAAGGGTACACTGATGGTTTGCCAGGTAGTCGATTTGATGTCTCAGCTCGGGTAGAGTCGTAAAATGATTGTAGAGATAATTAACTCGATCAGCTGTATCCCAACTGATACATTGGTAGGGCCAGAAGATGCTGGGAATGGCCTCGGGATGTGCCTCAATCAAATGCTTGAAATGAGACAGCGTTTTTTGGTCCATGCGGAACATATCCTTGCTATTGAGGAGCGCCATGGCGAAATAGAGGCTTCGTCCCAGGAGCGGACCATACTTGAGGGGGCTTAGTTTTGTTCGCCGATGTTCTGGATCAACAGTAATCTTCGATGAAGACTGTAAGACAAGAGATAGCTGTTTGAACATAATCGGATCCCTTAAAGCGCCTACTCACGCATCCCATCTTTATCTTATAACACGCCATGTCGGATCTGTTATACACTGCTGTCAATATTATTCATTTTTTATGTGAGTAACTGCAAAATACAATGTTTATTAACGTTTAATGAGTTCTTGTTACATTGCGGTAAATGATCCGGGAGTATGGCTGTATCTGGTGATTTCAAATTATGGAAGTGGATTGCTTTACTGTGCTGATGATTGATTATACATTGAATGTGGTTGGATTTGTGTAAATACGGAATCTCATAACTTAAAATAATTTTTAACCTCAATTCATATATATAAAATAAACAGTGATCATATTAAGGAGGTCATACATGCCAGCTGCATCGATCAGGATGCGTGCAGCGCTTTCCTGCTACCTGTTAATTGGTGTTATTCAGTACGGCACCGTTTGCGCCATCGATCCCGGTTACATAGAAGCTGTTGAGGCGGATGTTGCGGAGTTCGCATCAAATGAGTTTCATCCACCTGCCAATTCAAGTTGGATGGGCAATGCGGATAGCGGTTCTGTGCAATTGATGGATTTGAATGGATTTTCAGCATATTTACAGGAAAAGTCTCCCGGTAGTTATATCTTCTACAAAAACCTGCCAGGCAAATTCAAGGGACGATTACATAGGGACTATCTGACCACAGGTGACATCGATCGTATCAAAAAGGATATCTTCAAATACACACGCGAATTGAAAGATTAGTCAAGGACATATAATGAACTGTATAGAGCAAGTTAGAGGAATGGTGTATGAAAAGAATGGATCTCTTTTTAATAAACAGTATTTATTTATGCTTTTTTCTTTGCTGTGGATTGGAATCACAGGCAGATACAGGCCGAAACCTGGCCTATCCGTCTCCCGATGTGGAGATCGACGCGGCTGAAGTAGCTAAACAGGTCTATTTCGCCAACCACTTCTATGCCTTTGATAACTTCTCCATCAAACGCCGTGGTAGTACCATGAGCGTACTGGTCAACAAGTCGGCAAGCGGCAGTCCGATAACCACGGCTGTAGAGCGACATCTGAATAATAATTATGATGAGGATGATGCCATCCGCTCCCGTGATCTGGCGATCTTCCATTCCGGGAATCTGCGCGGTACCGGCATGCTGATCACAGAGTACAAGGATGAGACGAAGAGTCAGGATTACATGGTATGGCTTCCCAGATTACGCAAGATCAGACGCTTTGCCCAGCCACATCAGAAGGACGCCTGGGGTGGCAGTGTCTTTACCTTCGGCGATGTCACTCTGCGTAAACCCGGTGATGAAACACACGCGCTGTTGGGTAAGAAAAAGATGCGTACCTGTCTTGGTATGATGGATGAACTTGAGGGAAAGATGTTTCGCTATACAGGGCGTATGCCTGAACGTAGTTGCCGTCATTTGGACAGGGTCGTATACGGCCTGAAGAGTGCGACAAAATCCAAGAATTGGTGGTACGACTATCGAATCAGCTATGTAGATACGGAAAGTTTTGCCGATTATCGTACCCTGTATTATAAAAATGACAGATTAATTAAAATTATTGACCGGGATTGGGGGCTGGTGAATGCGGAGGGAGAAGGTGATCCGAGAGCATTGTTCTGGAAATATTGGTACGGTATCGACCTGAGAACAGGTCAGCAGAGTCTGGCTGTGATACCGCGCAAGGTAGTTGATATGAACAGTGAACGACAAAACAGTTTCTGGACAGAGAGGACGTTGCGGAAAATCAAGCGATAGCAAGTTCATGAGTCATGGTTCCATAGATCCATTTTCTAATTCTCACAACCATATGATTGTTACTATTTAGGAAAAAGGATAACTTCAACCCGTCTTGTTTTTCGTCTGGCATCGATGCTTTCCAGCCGTATACCACCATTTTCTACTGGACCGACTGCTGCAACGCGCAACCGGTCATCGGCAATGCCGCGTATGGAGAAATATTCTTTTACCTCTTCTGCACGCTTCAGTGACAGGCGATAATTATAGTTTCCACTTCCTTGGGCATCGGCATAACCGGTAATTTTTAAAAAATTGTTCTCATCAAGCAACATCTTGTTGCGGATGGATTTCAATAGTGGTTTATAGTCGGAAGATATGTCGGAGGTATTGAAATCGAAGTAGATAATATAACGCTTGGCCAATTCGATATTGTGAAACGAGCTGATATCTGATTCACCCATCTCAAGAGGGATAACTTTAGAAGCCACTGTTTCTCTGGCCTCGTGTTTGGCTTCCAAAGCATCGATCATTTTTGTTGATTGAGAAGGCACTGTTGTCTCGTCATTTGCAATCTGTTGCAAATTCATTGAAAAATCATCAGACTGATTAATCTCATGAGCTTCTGTGCCACTTACTTCTTGAGTAACGGTCAGATCCTGCTCGGGTGAGGTTGCGGGAATCTCTATAACTTGTTTTGCAGTCTTATCCAGGTCTGGAGAATTGGAGCGCGCTTTGTCTTGTGTGTCCTCTTGATTCAATGGAGGTACAATTTGCTTTGAGATATCAGTCAAATCTGATTGTTGTATCTCAGCTTTATTGAAAAAAAGGCTGATCCGGTCTGGAAATATTTGTATTGCCAGTAATCCCATCACACCGATGGAGACCAATGTGATCACATGAATGATGGATCTTCTCAGAGTCGCAACCTTGTCGGAGACCTTTCGAGGGTGATTGGACTCTTCGTTGCCATTGGCAGTGATGTCCGGACAATCCTCAACCCAGACTGCAGGTATGCTCAGATTGTCATCGACTGCGGTACTATGATCCATCTTCAGAATCGACCTGTCCGGCAGTGTGGTATCGGATAGTGTGGTTGCGCCCTGATGTAGGTTTTTGCTGGGTTGTATTGTGTTGTTGCCGCTGGACATGAACCAGACCCCTCCCCAGTGGTGCTCACTATCCCTGAAGACTTCTCCACCAACAGGCTGAGTGGTTGATTGCAATTTGGATGATTCAGCGGTAATGATTGATTCCTGTTGTTTACTACCGGGAAAAAGTGTGTCCATATCCGAGGGGTTAATTGCCCCGTTCCAGATTTCATCGGCATTGGGAAGTGTTAGCTCGGGTCCAGGTCCCTTGTCATGAATCCCGGATTCATCAGTTTGCGCATTACAATCGCGCGCTTGATCGGATTTTGCTGTGTTTGTCCCTGTCTCCGGATCGATTTCTTTTAATGTTTCTCTTGGCGTGTCATCACGCCACAGAAACCATTCGGATTCAGGTTTCTTCAGTTCACTATCACTCTCAGGAGCAATGTTATCGTTTGCCGGTGTGAGGGAATGACAGGTGGATTGGTTGGCTGTGGAAATGCTGTCTTGCTGCTCAATGGGCCAGTGATCACGCTCCTTTGGCGGCAGGGAAACCCCTGATTGGTTGGCGATGGCTTGGTGTGTCATTTGCTGCTGTTTTTCAGCACGATAGTTACTGGCAAAACATTCGAAACTCTCATCGCCGGTCAAGCTAATACGCTGCTGGTCAACCAGTTCCTCTATGACGGTTAATGCATCTTCGCCGGTCAGGTTATGCTTCTCTTCAAGGTAGGCTAACAGCAACAGGTGGCTCATCAAGTGGTTGATATTTCTGGGTACACCCTGAGAAGCCATGTGAATTAGATGGAAGACCTCATCCTCTATCTGTGGGTCACTCTGCCAGCCTGCATGCTCTAGTCGATGAATAATGTACGCCTGGGTCTGTTCCGGGGGTAGAGAATCGATCTGGCAGATTGCAATCAGTCTTTGTTGGATATGCTCCATATCCGGACCCAGCAAGAGCCGGCGCAGATCTTCATGGCCGGCCAGGATTACTTGCAAAAGGGAGTGCTTTCCCTGTTGCAGATTGGATAATAAACGCAGTTCCTCCAATCCGTTCGAGGAGAGGTTTTGTGCTTCATCGAGGAATAGAATCGACTGTTTTCCCTTTTCATGCAATGTTGAAAGGTGTTTATGTATAACGGTCAGCAGGGTTGCCTTATTGTAGCTCTCAGCGGGAAATCCATATTCCAGCGCCACCTTTCTCAGGAGTTCTTCCGCCTGCAGTTGGCTGGTTACGAGGTTGAGGGTGTGGTAGCTGGTTTCATCGAGTTCCGAGATGACATCCCTGATCAAGGTCGTTTTACCAGAACCGGGTTGACCGGTTATCAAGACGAATCCTTCACCTTGTTCCAGTGCATAGGCAAGATGTGCAGAGGCGCGCAGATAGTTTTTGTGAGCATAGCGAAACTTCTCATCAGCACTCAGTCTGAAGGGTGTATCCTTGAATCCAAAATATGACTCGTACATTTCGCTAGATATCCACGAATGTTCCATCACTCTGTCAATCTCTGAGTCTACGCCATAGCGGCAATGCTTGAAAAGACCATATCGGTGAAAATAACCGTGTTGGAATGTTAATTCTTTATAACTTCAGTGGTTTAAATTGGTCATGGACGATACAGAGTGGATGAGTCCAAATAGGTCTTTGTATTGTGACCGACATCACAACAACTGGCTTGTCCGGGAGAGCAGGAAATGCATGGAAGGGAAAAGACATGACGCAGGTTTTCATGGGCCGCGAGAGGGAAGGTCATCCACCTCGCGGTGACGGCTGTCGATTAATTTGTAGCCTCATTGTATGTGGATGGTTGATCTGCTCATTGCGCAGACTTTAACAAGCTGAAATAACAGAAACATTAAAAATTGTAAATCGAGTTACTGACTTAATTGATTGAATATACTGTGGGCGTCGAGTATTTCCTGGGCAAGTTCGATCACTCTTCGGCGCTCTGACCGTGCCTTGCTGCGTAACAACTCGTATGCACTGTCGCGATTCAGGTTGTAGCGTTCCATTAAGATACCGACAACGATATTAATTGCTTTTTCTGTCTTTAATGACTTGCTGCATCGTTGCTCTTCCTTGTGCAGATATCTGATTTGCCTGGCGCAGTTCAATGCTGATTCGATACCGGAAAGCAGGATGGTGTGGTCATCACTATTGACAACAAATCCTAGAGAACTCTGACCCTCATCAAGCTTTGGCTGAATATCATTAAAATGCTGCAGAAGAAATACATAGGCAGATCCTGAAGCCAGCAATGCACTGGTTAATTCAATGAGCGAATGTTCCGGGATCCGTATATCCAGAATGACCAGGTCAGGCTTTTCGTTGATATTCAGTTGAGCAGCGATTTGAGTGTCATCTGCTGTGACTATCCTGTAGCCTAATGACTTCAGTGTCACCGCCATAGCATCAGATGATGATTGATATTTGTCGACTATCAGCAATTTTGCCTTATTGTCCATCCTATTACAGGCTGAATCGGGTGTATCGATAAAGCCTGGCTCCATTGTAAAAAATGAATTTACTATCTGTGGTGAAAATTAACCATGACGTCTGTCAGTTGCCGGTACTATTTTAAGATTATTTACACATTATTCTCCTTGAATGATCTGTAGCTTAATGTCCGAGTTGCATGTCATATCAATGCCCGGTATTTCCATAAAAAAATTAGGTGTTACAGGTTGAATCAGTTTCCTTAATATCCACCCGAATTAATGGTGTCTGTCCCGGAGGTTGTTGCGCAAGCAGCTTCTCCAGCTCCAAACCGTTCAACGGATGGCTGATATAACTGCCTTGTGCAAGATCACACCCGAACTTTTTCAAGCACTCCAGCTGTTCGGCGTTTTCTATACCCTCTGCAATGACACGAAGCGAGAGGTTGTGCCCCATATTGATGATGGTTCTGACCAGCAGCCTGTCGCATTCGCTGGATTTGATGTCACAGATATAGGAGCGGTCAATTCTTATTTTATCGATGGAATAACGCTTGATATAGTTTAATGAAGCAAAGCCGGCGCCGAAATCATCGATAGTGAGTCGTACACCAAGTTGACTGATTCTGGAAAGTGACTTAAGTGCTTCTTGCATTTTTTCAATAAGCACGCTGCCGGTGATTTCCAATTCAAGTGAGGATTCCGGTAAATTATATAAACTCAGTGCACGTTGAATTTGTGTGTCAAGTTTACCTGTTGAAAGCAGGATGCCTGGAATTTTCAGTGCAATACGCAGATCGATATCAAACTTATGGCGCCAGGCAGCCAATTGATTACATGCTGTGTCGAGGGTCCAGCTACCAAGTTCATGTATCAAGCCACTCTCTTCTGCAATGGGTATGAATTTGATTGGAGGTATGACGCCCATGTCATGATGGTGCCAGTGAGGCATTACTTCGATGACATTGATATGGTTGTTAATCAGGTCGATTTGCGGCTGGAATAGCAAGCTCACCGCTTGTTCACTAAGTGCCCTGCGAAGCTCTTCCCGCAGATAAACACGATTATTATGCAATTCACCCATCTCTGAGGTGTAGAACGCGTAACAGTTTTTCCCTTTATCTTTTGCCTGGTACATTGCAGTGTCGGCATGTCTGATCATATTCTCGCAATTATCCCCATGTTCCGGAAACAGACAGATCCCGGTGCTGGTGCTGATGTATATTTCATGGTCGTCTATCCTGAAGGGTTTTTTGAATGTTGCGATAACTTTTTTGGCGACGTTCTCAACTTGTCCTTTGTCTGAGATTCTGGAAAGAATGACAGTGAACTCGTCACCGCCAAAACGGGCAATAGTATCCGATTCCCGTAGCGTATCCGTTAAACGGCGGGCTACCGCACTCAATAGTTGATCGCCAATTGAATGACCAAGCGAATCGTTGATATCCTTGAAATGGTCCAGGTCGAGAAAAAAGAGTGCAACCATCAGCCT
This sequence is a window from Candidatus Thiodiazotropha sp. LNASS1. Protein-coding genes within it:
- a CDS encoding DUF535 family protein — encoded protein: MFKQLSLVLQSSSKITVDPEHRRTKLSPLKYGPLLGRSLYFAMALLNSKDMFRMDQKTLSHFKHLIEAHPEAIPSIFWPYQCISWDTADRVNYLYNHFTTLPELRHQIDYLANHQCTLVDADNIYPRLRVVIDKNDLFMREGMITLNLFIGHERVFTLAFSLYKNKVNQICAIAGAIQGRRMDGITDLYRDMTKRTYGIRPRDLMIEAFQTLCRSLGVKKIYAVSESHRQHRHHFYCLKNKQNQPSLNYDEVWSDRSGIRCNGTFFELPLVPVRKPLTHIVSRKRSMYRNRYSLLERLEKAIEQSLSVLGSWALREQNYYKPDIQFAD
- a CDS encoding outer membrane lipoprotein-sorting protein, with product MESQADTGRNLAYPSPDVEIDAAEVAKQVYFANHFYAFDNFSIKRRGSTMSVLVNKSASGSPITTAVERHLNNNYDEDDAIRSRDLAIFHSGNLRGTGMLITEYKDETKSQDYMVWLPRLRKIRRFAQPHQKDAWGGSVFTFGDVTLRKPGDETHALLGKKKMRTCLGMMDELEGKMFRYTGRMPERSCRHLDRVVYGLKSATKSKNWWYDYRISYVDTESFADYRTLYYKNDRLIKIIDRDWGLVNAEGEGDPRALFWKYWYGIDLRTGQQSLAVIPRKVVDMNSERQNSFWTERTLRKIKR
- a CDS encoding AAA family ATPase, with the protein product MYESYFGFKDTPFRLSADEKFRYAHKNYLRASAHLAYALEQGEGFVLITGQPGSGKTTLIRDVISELDETSYHTLNLVTSQLQAEELLRKVALEYGFPAESYNKATLLTVIHKHLSTLHEKGKQSILFLDEAQNLSSNGLEELRLLSNLQQGKHSLLQVILAGHEDLRRLLLGPDMEHIQQRLIAICQIDSLPPEQTQAYIIHRLEHAGWQSDPQIEDEVFHLIHMASQGVPRNINHLMSHLLLLAYLEEKHNLTGEDALTVIEELVDQQRISLTGDESFECFASNYRAEKQQQMTHQAIANQSGVSLPPKERDHWPIEQQDSISTANQSTCHSLTPANDNIAPESDSELKKPESEWFLWRDDTPRETLKEIDPETGTNTAKSDQARDCNAQTDESGIHDKGPGPELTLPNADEIWNGAINPSDMDTLFPGSKQQESIITAESSKLQSTTQPVGGEVFRDSEHHWGGVWFMSSGNNTIQPSKNLHQGATTLSDTTLPDRSILKMDHSTAVDDNLSIPAVWVEDCPDITANGNEESNHPRKVSDKVATLRRSIIHVITLVSIGVMGLLAIQIFPDRISLFFNKAEIQQSDLTDISKQIVPPLNQEDTQDKARSNSPDLDKTAKQVIEIPATSPEQDLTVTQEVSGTEAHEINQSDDFSMNLQQIANDETTVPSQSTKMIDALEAKHEARETVASKVIPLEMGESDISSFHNIELAKRYIIYFDFNTSDISSDYKPLLKSIRNKMLLDENNFLKITGYADAQGSGNYNYRLSLKRAEEVKEYFSIRGIADDRLRVAAVGPVENGGIRLESIDARRKTRRVEVILFPK
- a CDS encoding ANTAR domain-containing response regulator; translation: MDNKAKLLIVDKYQSSSDAMAVTLKSLGYRIVTADDTQIAAQLNINEKPDLVILDIRIPEHSLIELTSALLASGSAYVFLLQHFNDIQPKLDEGQSSLGFVVNSDDHTILLSGIESALNCARQIRYLHKEEQRCSKSLKTEKAINIVVGILMERYNLNRDSAYELLRSKARSERRRVIELAQEILDAHSIFNQLSQ
- a CDS encoding putative bifunctional diguanylate cyclase/phosphodiesterase translates to MRKRTQVLSRSKGRSSKGRSQIRGKPKATKSDTGLAERIVTLFKDGILVTDLELNIVEINQAFTRVTGYTRDEALGKTPRILSSGRHGRDFYCQMWNDLNEKGHWQGIIWNRRKNGEIYPECLSIETIADTRGEPTHYLGIFSDISHQEAIKNQIHHMAYYDNLTGLPNRELFSDRLELSISQAIRERLMVALFFLDLDHFKDINDSLGHSIGDQLLSAVARRLTDTLRESDTIARFGGDEFTVILSRISDKGQVENVAKKVIATFKKPFRIDDHEIYISTSTGICLFPEHGDNCENMIRHADTAMYQAKDKGKNCYAFYTSEMGELHNNRVYLREELRRALSEQAVSLLFQPQIDLINNHINVIEVMPHWHHHDMGVIPPIKFIPIAEESGLIHELGSWTLDTACNQLAAWRHKFDIDLRIALKIPGILLSTGKLDTQIQRALSLYNLPESSLELEITGSVLIEKMQEALKSLSRISQLGVRLTIDDFGAGFASLNYIKRYSIDKIRIDRSYICDIKSSECDRLLVRTIINMGHNLSLRVIAEGIENAEQLECLKKFGCDLAQGSYISHPLNGLELEKLLAQQPPGQTPLIRVDIKETDSTCNT